The Pseudomonas sp. IAC-BECa141 genome contains the following window.
TACTGGAGGACATTCGACAATATTGCCACGCCCGATACACGCGACAGGAACTGGAACATATTGACGACTGCATATACATCTTCGGCTGAAGCGGGTTCATGTCAGCACTTTGATAGACATCATTGGATGGCTGCTATTGGCCGAAAGCGGTCGGTCATGAACGTTGGTTATCGACCATTGGCTGTCATGCAATGAACGTTATGCGCAGAGAATGGATGTGATACGCGATAAAAAAACCCGCCAAGGGAGGCGGGTATGAAGAGATCATGAGGGTCAAACTTGAGTGTAGACGGTGACGAGCTTACAGCTAGATAACGTGAGATAGATCATTGGAAGATTGGGAGCTGAACCCTAAAGATAGTGCCCTGCTCAGGTGTCGAAACCACCCCGATTTTTCCTCGATGGGCTGTCACGATCTCAGACGCAATGAACAGTCCCAGCCCTAAGCCGGCGGTCGATCCTTTTTCAGTTGCTGCATAGCTTGAGTAACGCGCCTGGGGATTGAAAAGATGGGGTATTACGCTTGCAGGTATAAGTTCGCCCCGATTCTGCACGCTGAAAACTGAGCAATCATCATTTTGAGACAAAGTCACATAGATGGGTTGCAGTGAGTCACCATGTCTGACCGCATTGCCGATCAGGTTGGTGAAAACTTGTTCTATGCGGGACGGATCATACCTCCCCGCTACTCGTTCACTCACATTCGAAACGATCTGCGCCTGAGGGAACGCGGTGCGTAACTCTTCAACAACAGCGGTGCACACAATCGATAGGTCAGTCTCTTCTGGATTGACTGGTATACCCGAGCCGAGATTTGAGCGGGCCAGGTCGAGCAAATCGCCGACCATGTGATTGGCCCTACTTACACTCGCATTGATTTGCTCTGCCAGCCTCCGGTCCCTGTCAGTCATATTGACGTTTTTACGCAACATGTCACTGGCCATCAACACAGCCCCAAGCGGTGAGCGCAGGTCATGACCGAGTACGCCCAGAACAGTTTTACGCGTGCTCTCCACGGCCTCACCGTATCTCGCAATCGACTCCACGAGCGCTTGGTCTATTGCTTCATTGAAGCGGATGATGTCTTGCACATCATGCGCATCTTCGATGCGAGACTCTGACAGCCAAAGCCTGAGCACGCTCGATCGGAGGGCTCGATATTCTGAAACCATCTGATCCATGGAAAACCCTGCCACAAATCGCGTCACCGCATGCGTCTGCGCGGGCGAGTCTTCGTCCGATTTAGGCCCCTGACCGAGAGATTTAGCAACCTGCTGTCTCTCTGTCTGAGGGGTTTGCATATCTTGAGCTACCGTCCTCAAGATGTGCTCGGAATGATTCCTCAGTCCTTTTGAATCCATGGTAGGCAGAGCTGTCTCCACCGAGCGGGCGAAGCTTTCCCAAGCCGCCAGAATCTGCTCGATATGCTGTAGAATGAACTGGTGAAGTCTCATCGTTGTCCTTGGGTTTATGCGGAGGAAGTGACGTCGAGCGAAGTTTAGTTGTCAAGACTAGACCTGAATGAAGGCATCGAAAAGTCGATGAGTTCTTGATTGATAAATGGTCGACATCTTGTTTGAGCCCAAGGGAGTTTCACCGTGTCATCCAATATACTTCTGGTCGAGGACGACGGCTTTTTGCGCTCAGTGATGGCGGAGGCTGTAAAGATTGTCGGTCATGAGGTAATCGAACGATCCAGTGCTGACCAGGCGCTAATCGTATTAGAGGGCACTACACCCATTGCCTTGGTGATCACCGACGTGCGCATGCCGGGTAGGATAGATGGGTTGGACTTGGCTCGAGCGATTTGGTTGCGGTGGCCTGAACTGCCTGTCGTTATCATGTCTGGAAATACCGTGCTGCCGCCCGGTATGCTCCCGCCTAATTCGCGTTTCCTGGCAAAGCCCGTGCACTTGGATGCATTGCATCATGCGATTGAAGAGCTGCTACCGAGAGCAGATGAACGTTAGACGTCCGCTGCTCAGTAATGGTGGTCAGCGATCGCTTGCAAACTCCCGCTTTTGGCCGACAGCAGCCGCTTGCCGATATCCGCTTCTGGCCGTTAGCGGCCGTACCGAGTGACGTTTGAACACAAGCAAAGCGGAATACTTAGGGCCATAACCCATTGAAATTACTTGCGTGAGACATGGACTTGAAAACCTTCGACTGCAACAGGTCCATGAGTTCGAATCCCATCGCCTCCGCCATATTTTGTACCGACTAAGCCCTATTTATTCAGAGCTTTGTCGTTTCTGGGACTTAGGAAATCAGCTCCGCTCTCTATGAATCGTTTCTATCCAGCGCAAGCACAGCGGCTCGATCCTGTTGATGCTCTGACCGTGCGGCATGAATGCCTCAGGGCCGGCACAAACCGTCCCTGGCAGCATGGCGCCCGGACAGTTGGAACAGATGGGCGCGCTGCTGCCTGCGGCAAACCCGCTGCGCTTGAGCAGCAATGGCAAAGCAGAGGCATTGGCCCCCTGGTCTGCCG
Protein-coding sequences here:
- a CDS encoding sensor histidine kinase, with product MRLHQFILQHIEQILAAWESFARSVETALPTMDSKGLRNHSEHILRTVAQDMQTPQTERQQVAKSLGQGPKSDEDSPAQTHAVTRFVAGFSMDQMVSEYRALRSSVLRLWLSESRIEDAHDVQDIIRFNEAIDQALVESIARYGEAVESTRKTVLGVLGHDLRSPLGAVLMASDMLRKNVNMTDRDRRLAEQINASVSRANHMVGDLLDLARSNLGSGIPVNPEETDLSIVCTAVVEELRTAFPQAQIVSNVSERVAGRYDPSRIEQVFTNLIGNAVRHGDSLQPIYVTLSQNDDCSVFSVQNRGELIPASVIPHLFNPQARYSSYAATEKGSTAGLGLGLFIASEIVTAHRGKIGVVSTPEQGTIFRVQLPIFQ
- a CDS encoding response regulator, giving the protein MSSNILLVEDDGFLRSVMAEAVKIVGHEVIERSSADQALIVLEGTTPIALVITDVRMPGRIDGLDLARAIWLRWPELPVVIMSGNTVLPPGMLPPNSRFLAKPVHLDALHHAIEELLPRADER